A window from Actinomycetes bacterium encodes these proteins:
- a CDS encoding phenylalanine--tRNA ligase subunit beta, translated as MRVPLSWLQEFVPVEVGAEELSETFADLGFEVDGVEHVGEGLDGIVVARVLETAPHPDADRIQLVQVDRGDGEALQVCCGAFNMSAGDLVPLATVGTTMPNGMEIAARKMRGEMSNGMLCSASEIGLGDDQSGILVLDAALELGTPVQDALGISADVVFDLDVLPNRPDALSILGVARDLAARLDLPLTVPDPQVPEQGPDAAGMADVEIVDPTLCGRFVVRVLSGVTTQDSPAWMAQRLLAAGMRPINGVVDVSNYVMLELGQPNHTYDLAKVAGARLGVRRARPGEQIETLDGVERTLEEADGVIVDGDDVPVGIAGVMGGASTEISADTTDVLLEMAWWDPMAIAATSARHNLHSEASLRFKRGADPEVAEMAARRFAQLLADVCGATLHPGVVDERGDLPSGDPVVVRPDRVNLILGTDLSVGEITELIEPIGFVASELDGQLSVAIPSWRIDSTSEIDVIEEVGRMYGLSRIAKTVPTSPKGGHLSEPQRRRRAIRSAFVGAGLSEAMPMPFLAPGDLERCGLDPGGLKLANPLAAEESVLRTSPRPGLLSSVAYNAARRTTGVRLFEIGRLFGPGELVVDVERSAGLGRVLAGEREFAAAVLAGAEASEAVELLELVLDAAGAGPVVLRAEELAGMHPGRGAVVEVAGVDIGAVGEIDPAVAEACGIDERVALVELDLDHLLAMPESVTTAQPVSRFPSSDVDFAFVVDEVVPAASVATTIRATGGDLVSDVELFDVFRADSLGEGRRSLAYRVRFCAVDRTLTDSEVGELRSSIIDAVEQTHAASLRE; from the coding sequence ATGAGGGTGCCGCTTTCGTGGCTGCAGGAGTTCGTGCCGGTCGAGGTCGGTGCCGAGGAGCTTTCGGAGACGTTCGCCGACCTCGGCTTCGAGGTGGACGGGGTCGAGCACGTCGGTGAGGGCCTCGACGGAATCGTGGTCGCCCGCGTGCTCGAGACTGCGCCGCATCCCGACGCCGACCGGATCCAGCTGGTGCAGGTGGACCGTGGCGACGGCGAGGCGCTGCAGGTCTGCTGTGGTGCGTTCAACATGTCGGCGGGCGACCTCGTGCCTCTCGCCACCGTGGGCACGACGATGCCCAACGGCATGGAGATCGCCGCCCGCAAGATGCGGGGCGAGATGAGCAACGGGATGCTCTGCTCGGCCTCGGAGATCGGTCTGGGCGATGACCAGTCGGGGATCCTGGTGCTCGACGCCGCCCTGGAGCTCGGCACACCCGTACAGGACGCGTTGGGCATCTCGGCCGATGTGGTGTTCGACCTCGACGTGCTGCCCAACCGCCCGGACGCGCTGAGCATCCTGGGTGTGGCCCGTGACCTCGCCGCCCGCCTCGACCTGCCGCTCACGGTTCCAGATCCGCAGGTGCCGGAGCAGGGGCCCGATGCCGCAGGCATGGCCGATGTGGAGATCGTCGATCCCACCTTGTGCGGACGATTCGTGGTCCGTGTGCTGTCTGGAGTGACGACGCAGGACTCGCCCGCCTGGATGGCCCAGCGCCTGCTGGCAGCGGGCATGCGCCCGATCAACGGCGTGGTCGACGTGTCCAACTACGTGATGCTCGAGCTCGGCCAGCCGAACCACACCTACGACCTCGCGAAGGTTGCCGGTGCCCGCCTCGGCGTGCGGCGGGCCAGGCCGGGAGAGCAGATCGAGACCCTGGATGGCGTCGAGCGAACCCTCGAGGAGGCCGACGGTGTGATCGTCGACGGCGACGACGTGCCCGTGGGCATCGCCGGCGTCATGGGTGGCGCCTCCACCGAGATCTCTGCTGACACCACCGATGTGCTGCTGGAGATGGCCTGGTGGGACCCGATGGCGATCGCGGCCACGAGTGCCCGGCACAACCTGCACTCCGAGGCCTCGCTGCGCTTCAAGCGCGGGGCCGATCCCGAGGTGGCCGAGATGGCTGCGCGTCGGTTCGCGCAACTGCTGGCCGATGTGTGCGGCGCCACCCTTCACCCGGGCGTGGTGGACGAGCGGGGCGACCTGCCGTCGGGTGACCCGGTGGTGGTGCGGCCGGACCGCGTCAACCTGATCCTCGGCACGGACCTGTCCGTTGGCGAGATCACCGAGTTGATCGAGCCGATCGGCTTCGTAGCGTCCGAGCTCGACGGGCAGTTGTCGGTAGCCATTCCCTCCTGGCGGATCGACTCCACCTCGGAGATCGACGTGATCGAGGAGGTCGGCCGCATGTACGGCCTGTCGCGGATCGCGAAGACCGTGCCGACTTCACCCAAGGGTGGCCACCTGTCCGAGCCTCAGCGACGCAGGCGTGCAATCCGCTCGGCCTTCGTGGGTGCGGGCCTGTCCGAGGCCATGCCGATGCCGTTCCTCGCTCCAGGCGACCTGGAGCGCTGCGGGCTGGACCCCGGCGGGCTCAAGCTGGCCAATCCGCTCGCCGCCGAGGAGTCCGTGCTGCGCACTTCGCCACGGCCCGGGCTGCTGTCGTCTGTCGCCTACAACGCAGCGAGGCGCACGACGGGTGTCCGCCTTTTCGAGATCGGGCGGCTGTTCGGCCCCGGCGAACTGGTGGTCGACGTGGAGCGTTCCGCGGGCCTCGGCCGGGTGTTGGCCGGCGAGCGCGAGTTCGCGGCTGCAGTGCTGGCCGGAGCGGAGGCTTCTGAAGCCGTCGAGTTGCTGGAGCTCGTGCTGGATGCAGCGGGTGCGGGCCCGGTGGTGCTGCGCGCCGAGGAGTTGGCGGGCATGCATCCGGGCAGGGGGGCGGTGGTCGAGGTTGCCGGCGTCGACATCGGCGCGGTCGGCGAGATCGACCCGGCAGTGGCCGAGGCGTGTGGCATCGACGAGCGGGTTGCGCTCGTCGAGCTCGACCTGGACCACCTGCTGGCCATGCCGGAGTCGGTCACCACTGCACAGCCCGTGAGCCGGTTCCCGTCGAGTGACGTGGACTTCGCGTTCGTGGTCGACGAGGTGGTGCCGGCGGCCTCGGTGGCAACCACGATCCGAGCAACCGGGGGCGACCTGGTCTCCGATGTCGAGCTGTTCGACGTGTTCCGCGCGGATTCGCTGGGCGAGGGCCGCCGTTCGCTCGCCTACCGGGTGCGCTTCTGTGCAGTGGACCGAACGCTGACCGACTCAGAAGTGGGTGAGCTGCGGTCGTCGATCATCGACGCGGTGGAGCAGACCCACGCCGCGTCGCTGAGGGAGTAG
- a CDS encoding ATP phosphoribosyltransferase: protein MLKLVLPKGSLERATMDLFDAADLPVNRASSVAYSATIDDPRIDSVRILRPQEIPTYVADGLFDLGITGRDWVEETGSDVVSLGELKYSKATSRPIRVVLAVPRDAPWQATEDLPPGVRVSTEYMELTKRYFESRGVDADLRLSYGATEAKVPDIVDCVVDITETGNALRAAGLRILDEILVSYTELVANREAWEDPARRHAMEQVLTLLSGVLEARGKVLVKLNVTKGQLDAVIGVLPAMKTPTVNELYGGEGYAVETVVPKNEINILIPALKDAGATDLIELPLSKIVH from the coding sequence GTGCTGAAGCTCGTACTCCCCAAGGGCTCGCTCGAGCGGGCCACCATGGACCTGTTCGACGCGGCAGACCTCCCGGTCAACCGGGCCTCGAGCGTCGCCTACTCGGCGACGATCGACGATCCGCGCATCGACAGCGTGCGGATCCTGCGGCCCCAGGAGATCCCCACCTACGTGGCCGACGGCCTCTTCGACCTCGGAATAACCGGCCGCGACTGGGTCGAGGAAACCGGGTCGGACGTGGTGAGCCTCGGCGAGCTCAAGTACTCCAAGGCCACCTCGCGGCCGATCCGCGTGGTGCTGGCCGTTCCCCGGGACGCGCCCTGGCAGGCCACCGAGGACCTTCCGCCCGGTGTGCGCGTGTCCACCGAGTACATGGAGCTCACGAAGCGCTACTTCGAGTCCCGCGGCGTGGATGCCGACCTGCGGCTGTCCTACGGGGCAACCGAGGCGAAGGTGCCGGACATCGTCGACTGTGTGGTCGACATCACCGAGACCGGCAATGCCCTGCGCGCCGCTGGCCTGCGGATCCTCGATGAGATCCTGGTCAGCTACACCGAGCTGGTTGCCAACCGCGAGGCCTGGGAGGACCCGGCCCGTCGCCACGCGATGGAACAGGTCCTCACCCTGTTGTCAGGTGTTCTCGAGGCCCGGGGCAAGGTGCTGGTGAAGCTCAACGTGACCAAGGGCCAGCTGGACGCGGTGATCGGCGTGCTGCCCGCCATGAAGACCCCGACGGTCAATGAGCTGTACGGGGGAGAGGGCTACGCGGTCGAGACCGTGGTGCCGAAGAACGAGATCAACATCCTGATCCCTGCGCTCAAGGACGCCGGAGCAACCGACCTGATCGAGTTGCCGCTGTCCAAGATCGTCCACTGA
- a CDS encoding 6,7-dimethyl-8-ribityllumazine synthase, giving the protein MADNVRASGAPAVELDGSGVRLAIVCGRFNDHVTMRLLEGARRGAAELGVPSESVTEEWVPGAFEIPFAAKAIAESGRVDAVVCLGAVIRGETSHYDFVAGECARGIQDVQLAVGLPVVFGVLTTEDLAQAEARSAGPGEHNVGEECAQTAVEMVALQGRWA; this is encoded by the coding sequence ATGGCCGACAACGTGCGAGCATCCGGGGCCCCCGCAGTCGAGCTGGATGGCAGCGGAGTGCGCCTCGCGATCGTGTGCGGCCGCTTCAATGACCACGTCACCATGCGGCTGCTCGAGGGGGCGCGGCGGGGTGCCGCCGAGCTGGGTGTGCCCAGTGAGTCGGTCACCGAGGAGTGGGTCCCCGGTGCCTTCGAGATCCCGTTTGCCGCCAAGGCCATCGCGGAATCCGGTCGGGTCGACGCCGTGGTCTGCCTCGGTGCGGTGATCCGCGGGGAGACCAGCCACTACGACTTCGTGGCGGGGGAGTGCGCACGCGGGATCCAGGACGTGCAGCTCGCAGTCGGCTTGCCCGTTGTGTTCGGTGTGCTCACGACCGAGGACCTCGCCCAGGCCGAGGCCCGATCGGCCGGCCCGGGCGAGCACAACGTGGGCGAGGAGTGCGCCCAGACCGCCGTCGAGATGGTCGCGCTCCAGGGCCGCTGGGCCTGA
- a CDS encoding translation initiation factor IF-3 — MASRADETRINDRIRAREVRLIAADGEQLGIRPLPEALSMARAADLDLVEVAAQASPPVCKIMDHAKFRYEEQQRAKESRKKATNITVKEMKYRPKISGGDFDTKTRKVAQFLGEGHKVKVTIMFRGREMQHPELGRRILDRVADDVEHLGKVEVVPKQDGRNMVMVLGPDKKAQAEYRKKLESGELDEDDEQTGTV; from the coding sequence ATAGCTTCCAGAGCTGACGAGACCAGGATCAACGACAGGATCAGGGCCCGCGAGGTGCGCCTGATCGCCGCGGACGGCGAACAGCTGGGCATCCGTCCGCTGCCGGAGGCACTGTCGATGGCCCGGGCTGCCGACCTCGATCTCGTGGAGGTGGCCGCCCAGGCGAGTCCACCGGTCTGCAAGATCATGGACCATGCCAAGTTCCGCTACGAGGAGCAGCAGCGGGCCAAGGAATCCCGCAAGAAGGCGACCAACATCACGGTCAAGGAGATGAAGTACCGCCCCAAGATCTCCGGCGGCGACTTCGACACCAAGACCCGCAAGGTCGCCCAGTTCCTGGGCGAAGGCCACAAGGTCAAGGTCACGATCATGTTCCGGGGCCGCGAGATGCAGCACCCCGAACTCGGCCGCAGGATCCTGGACCGGGTCGCAGACGACGTCGAGCACCTCGGCAAGGTCGAGGTGGTCCCCAAGCAGGACGGCCGCAACATGGTCATGGTGCTCGGTCCTGACAAGAAGGCCCAAGCCGAATACCGAAAGAAACTGGAGTCCGGCGAACTCGACGAAGACGATGAGCAGACCGGCACGGTCTGA
- the rpmI gene encoding 50S ribosomal protein L35 produces MPKMKTHSGAKKRYKVTGTGKIMRRSGNRNHILEKKSSKRKRRLAGDSEITGGQRDTARRQLGI; encoded by the coding sequence ATGCCAAAGATGAAGACGCACTCCGGTGCGAAGAAGCGCTACAAGGTGACCGGCACGGGCAAGATCATGCGCCGCAGCGGAAACCGCAACCACATTCTGGAGAAGAAGTCCTCCAAGCGGAAGCGCCGCCTTGCCGGCGATTCCGAGATCACCGGCGGTCAGCGCGACACCGCGCGGCGCCAGCTCGGGATCTGA
- a CDS encoding RNA methyltransferase, producing the protein MGPRRIEVDDASDPRLDDFRDLRAMTGRRVREDELGHVVIEGTLALHRALQGPLQIRSVLVSPAKADRVLAMCESLPQAVDLLVSPRPLIEEVSGFDVHRGVLASAVRPEPTDPAELLARARRLVVLEALTDLENVGAAFRVAAALGFDAVLVDDACADPLYRRCVRVSLGWSTVIPFARLQPGEPLLDEARRAGFTTVALTPAEDSTPVDEAADTGLLAPPVALAVGAEGPGLTDEAISSASHRVRIPMQPGVDSLNAATALGVVCAFAAAADGWG; encoded by the coding sequence ATGGGCCCGCGCCGAATCGAGGTCGACGACGCCTCCGACCCGCGCCTCGACGACTTCCGTGACCTGCGGGCGATGACGGGCCGACGGGTGCGGGAGGACGAGCTCGGCCACGTGGTGATCGAGGGGACGCTTGCGCTGCATCGCGCCCTTCAGGGGCCACTGCAGATCCGCTCGGTGCTCGTTTCGCCGGCGAAGGCAGACCGGGTCCTCGCCATGTGCGAGTCTCTGCCACAGGCCGTCGACCTGCTCGTATCACCGCGGCCGTTGATAGAGGAAGTGTCCGGGTTCGATGTTCACCGGGGCGTGCTCGCCAGCGCCGTGCGACCCGAGCCGACGGACCCCGCCGAGCTGCTGGCGCGGGCGCGGAGGCTGGTCGTGCTCGAAGCGCTGACCGACCTCGAGAACGTGGGCGCCGCGTTCCGTGTGGCGGCAGCGCTCGGGTTCGACGCCGTGCTGGTCGACGACGCGTGTGCCGACCCGCTCTACCGGCGATGCGTGAGGGTGTCACTGGGCTGGTCGACCGTGATCCCCTTCGCCAGGCTGCAGCCGGGTGAACCACTGCTCGATGAGGCCCGGCGAGCCGGGTTCACCACGGTCGCGCTCACCCCGGCCGAAGACTCGACGCCGGTGGACGAGGCCGCAGACACCGGCCTGCTGGCCCCACCTGTGGCCCTCGCCGTCGGCGCGGAGGGACCAGGACTCACCGACGAGGCCATCAGTAGCGCCAGCCACCGTGTGCGGATCCCGATGCAGCCGGGGGTCGACTCGCTCAACGCGGCAACCGCGCTTGGGGTGGTCTGCGCGTTCGCCGCCGCGGCGGACGGCTGGGGCTGA
- a CDS encoding N-acetyl-gamma-glutamyl-phosphate reductase — protein MTAIGIIGASGYTGAELLRLCAGHPDLEVVFATGDSQAGTEIAALYPSLAAAYPGRQFDQWDPALLGQVQAVFLGLPHGASQALMPTVLEAGVKVVDLGADFRLADPAAYEQWYGEAHTCPELLGRFAYGLAELNRSDIVAADAVANPGCYPTAASLAMAPLVRAGLVETAGIVVNAVSGVSGAGRPPKPNTTFCAVDEDVSAYGLLSHRHTAEMDMNLDATVLFTPHLVPMNRGILATCTARPATGGIETDTVMGAIADFYADEPFVVVSDRSPSTKATLGTNAVHLTARYDERTSTVLAIGAIDNLGKGASSAAVQNMNLLLGLDESTGLTTAGLYP, from the coding sequence ATGACCGCGATCGGAATCATAGGAGCATCGGGCTACACCGGGGCCGAGCTGCTGCGCCTGTGCGCGGGTCATCCCGACCTCGAGGTGGTGTTCGCCACCGGTGACTCCCAGGCCGGCACCGAGATCGCTGCGCTCTACCCGAGCCTTGCCGCCGCGTATCCGGGTCGGCAGTTCGACCAGTGGGACCCCGCCCTGCTCGGGCAGGTCCAGGCGGTGTTCCTCGGATTGCCCCACGGCGCGTCACAGGCCCTCATGCCCACCGTGTTGGAGGCGGGCGTGAAGGTCGTCGACCTCGGGGCCGATTTCCGGCTCGCCGACCCGGCCGCCTACGAGCAGTGGTACGGCGAGGCGCACACATGCCCCGAACTGCTTGGCCGCTTTGCCTACGGGCTGGCGGAACTCAACCGCTCCGACATCGTGGCGGCGGACGCCGTCGCCAATCCCGGGTGCTACCCGACAGCTGCCAGCCTCGCCATGGCCCCCCTGGTCCGCGCCGGGCTGGTCGAGACCGCAGGCATCGTGGTCAACGCCGTGTCGGGCGTGTCGGGCGCGGGTCGGCCCCCGAAGCCCAACACCACGTTCTGTGCCGTTGACGAGGATGTGAGCGCCTACGGCCTGCTCAGCCACCGTCACACCGCCGAGATGGACATGAACCTCGACGCCACGGTGCTGTTCACGCCACACCTGGTGCCGATGAACAGGGGCATCCTGGCCACATGCACCGCCCGTCCTGCGACGGGTGGAATCGAAACCGACACGGTCATGGGCGCGATAGCCGACTTCTATGCCGACGAGCCATTCGTGGTCGTCTCCGACCGGTCGCCGTCGACCAAGGCCACGCTCGGCACCAACGCCGTGCACCTGACCGCCCGCTATGACGAGCGGACCTCCACGGTGCTCGCCATCGGCGCAATCGACAACCTTGGCAAGGGCGCCTCGTCGGCCGCGGTTCAGAACATGAACCTGCTGCTGGGCCTCGACGAGTCCACCGGCCTCACAACAGCAGGGCTGTACCCATGA
- the pheS gene encoding phenylalanine--tRNA ligase subunit alpha, which yields MSDQDEATDNATATEAATVASDGLAAVAAAVDLGELASLDSELLGKKSRLSTLKAGLKDATPDERKVIGRALNEARKSLESAIAGRRSELADAARMEKLRGEHLDLTESLGRAAPGHLHPITQTWQRLEDVFVGMGFTVEDGPEIETDWFNFEALNLPRAHPARSLWDTLYVDTSEADAVGDDQVVLRTHTSPVQVRTMLRAARDGDGPPIYVVCPGRVYRRDTADATHLPVFHQIEGLVVDRGISLGDLAGTIEEFTHAYFGESLTSRLRPSYFPFTEPSAEVDISQPDGSWLEVGGCGMVHPNVLRYCGLDPEEWSGFAFGFGIDRLAFIRHGISDLRDLVTNDMRFLEQF from the coding sequence ATGAGCGATCAGGACGAAGCAACGGACAACGCGACGGCCACGGAGGCGGCCACCGTGGCCAGCGATGGCCTCGCTGCCGTGGCAGCGGCGGTGGACCTCGGTGAGTTGGCGTCTCTGGACTCCGAGCTGCTGGGCAAGAAGTCGCGCCTGTCGACGCTGAAGGCTGGCCTCAAGGACGCCACGCCAGACGAGCGCAAGGTGATCGGGCGGGCGCTCAACGAGGCCCGCAAGTCCCTCGAGTCGGCAATCGCCGGGCGTCGTTCCGAGTTGGCCGACGCGGCCCGCATGGAGAAGCTGCGAGGGGAGCACCTCGACCTGACCGAATCGCTCGGAAGGGCTGCTCCCGGGCACCTGCACCCGATCACCCAGACATGGCAGCGCCTCGAGGACGTCTTCGTGGGCATGGGCTTCACGGTCGAGGACGGCCCAGAGATCGAGACCGACTGGTTCAACTTCGAGGCGCTCAACCTGCCAAGGGCACACCCCGCACGGTCGTTGTGGGACACGCTCTACGTGGACACCTCCGAGGCCGACGCGGTCGGCGATGACCAGGTGGTGCTGCGCACCCACACGTCACCGGTACAGGTGCGCACAATGCTGCGGGCCGCACGAGATGGGGACGGCCCGCCGATCTACGTGGTCTGCCCGGGTCGCGTGTACCGGCGCGACACCGCCGATGCCACCCACCTTCCGGTCTTCCACCAGATCGAGGGGTTGGTGGTCGACCGTGGGATCTCGCTCGGTGACCTCGCCGGCACGATCGAGGAGTTCACCCACGCCTACTTCGGTGAGTCGCTCACCAGCCGCCTGCGCCCCTCCTACTTCCCGTTCACCGAGCCATCGGCCGAGGTCGACATCTCCCAGCCGGACGGTTCGTGGCTGGAGGTGGGTGGCTGCGGGATGGTGCATCCCAACGTGCTTCGCTACTGCGGGCTCGACCCCGAGGAGTGGTCGGGTTTCGCGTTCGGCTTCGGCATCGACCGGTTGGCCTTCATACGCCACGGGATCTCCGATCTGCGTGACCTGGTGACAAACGACATGCGATTCCTGGAGCAGTTCTGA
- a CDS encoding RNA methyltransferase: protein MAEALDAGVGIDGVYAEPGADEALLRRCTEAGLEVVPVAEGALRKVLDLVSPQAIVAVVRQAPATLAAVLADSLERRCPVIVLVGLQDPGNAGTLIRVAEASGCAGVVLTEGCVDVWNPKVVRASAGSVLRVPVVEGAEVPGLLEAVRSAGLSTAGTVVADGLPPESQDLAGAVAVLVGSEAHGLSDYVQSAIDVRLMIPMEGEVESLNAAVAGSLVAFEAARQRRVGGGDQAIN from the coding sequence GTGGCCGAGGCCCTCGACGCCGGCGTCGGAATCGACGGGGTCTACGCGGAGCCCGGCGCGGACGAGGCCCTGTTGCGCCGCTGCACGGAGGCCGGCCTGGAGGTCGTGCCAGTCGCCGAGGGAGCGCTGCGCAAGGTACTCGACCTCGTCAGCCCACAGGCGATCGTGGCGGTGGTGCGCCAGGCGCCCGCCACGCTTGCGGCGGTGTTGGCGGACTCGCTCGAGCGTCGGTGCCCGGTCATCGTGCTCGTGGGGCTCCAGGACCCGGGCAATGCGGGCACGTTGATCAGGGTGGCCGAGGCCAGTGGTTGCGCTGGGGTCGTGCTCACGGAGGGCTGTGTGGACGTCTGGAACCCCAAGGTCGTCCGGGCTTCGGCAGGGTCCGTGCTGCGCGTTCCGGTGGTCGAGGGAGCGGAGGTCCCGGGTTTGCTGGAGGCCGTGCGGTCCGCAGGCCTGAGCACCGCCGGCACCGTGGTCGCCGACGGGTTGCCGCCCGAGTCCCAGGACCTGGCCGGTGCGGTCGCGGTGCTCGTGGGCTCCGAGGCCCACGGGTTGTCCGACTATGTGCAGTCGGCGATCGACGTGCGCCTCATGATCCCCATGGAGGGAGAGGTCGAATCGCTCAACGCTGCAGTTGCCGGCTCCCTGGTGGCCTTCGAGGCCGCACGCCAGCGTCGCGTCGGCGGTGGGGATCAGGCAATCAACTGA
- a CDS encoding cold shock domain-containing protein produces the protein MSVQQRLTRFGTVTEFDEPMGLGVVTDEAGVEHPFHCTAIADGSRDIAVGTPVSFRLAPARGGRHEAVDLQPR, from the coding sequence ATGTCGGTCCAGCAGCGGCTCACCCGGTTCGGCACGGTGACCGAGTTCGACGAACCCATGGGCCTGGGTGTGGTCACCGACGAAGCCGGAGTCGAGCACCCGTTTCACTGCACCGCGATCGCGGATGGCAGCCGCGACATCGCCGTGGGCACGCCCGTGAGCTTCCGCCTCGCGCCCGCCCGTGGCGGCCGTCACGAGGCCGTCGACCTGCAACCCCGCTGA
- the rplT gene encoding 50S ribosomal protein L20: MARVKRSVHAKKKRREVLDKASGYYGNRSRSFRSANEAVMHAGNYAFRDRRARKGEMRRLWIQRINAAARTHGMSYSRMISGLKTAGVEVDRKVLADLAVTDDTAFAALVEVARAAGGSEKAAS, from the coding sequence ATGGCACGCGTGAAGCGCAGCGTCCACGCAAAGAAGAAGCGCCGCGAGGTACTCGACAAGGCCTCCGGCTACTACGGCAACCGCTCCAGGAGCTTCCGCTCGGCCAACGAGGCCGTCATGCACGCCGGCAACTACGCATTCCGCGACAGGCGAGCCCGCAAGGGTGAGATGCGCCGGCTGTGGATCCAGCGGATCAACGCAGCCGCCCGTACCCACGGCATGAGCTACAGCCGCATGATCAGTGGACTCAAGACCGCTGGTGTCGAGGTGGATCGCAAGGTGCTGGCCGACCTGGCTGTCACCGACGACACGGCCTTTGCCGCCCTCGTCGAGGTTGCCCGCGCCGCAGGCGGCTCCGAGAAGGCTGCCAGCTGA